In the Streptomyces formicae genome, one interval contains:
- a CDS encoding DUF456 domain-containing protein produces MGAWELLLVGVVMLLGLCGVLVPGVPGPWLVWAAVLWWALQDPNGLAWSILVGASVVLLAAQAVRWQLPPRRLRESGATRRMAFFAGTGALLGFCVLPLIGAIPGFIGGIYTGERLRLGGHGEAVTATRTAMRMGGTSVLTELFACLLIVGAWIGAVFWG; encoded by the coding sequence ATGGGAGCGTGGGAACTCCTGCTGGTCGGCGTGGTCATGCTGCTCGGCCTGTGCGGAGTGCTTGTGCCCGGCGTGCCGGGGCCGTGGCTGGTGTGGGCCGCGGTCCTGTGGTGGGCGCTGCAGGACCCCAACGGGCTGGCCTGGAGCATCCTGGTCGGCGCGAGCGTCGTGCTGCTCGCGGCGCAGGCCGTCCGCTGGCAGCTGCCGCCGCGACGGCTGCGGGAGAGCGGGGCGACGCGCCGGATGGCGTTCTTCGCCGGGACGGGCGCGCTGCTCGGCTTCTGCGTGCTGCCCTTGATCGGGGCGATCCCCGGCTTCATCGGCGGGATCTACACCGGGGAGCGGCTGCGCCTCGGCGGACACGGCGAGGCGGTGACGGCGACGCGGACGGCCATGCGGATGGGCGGGACCAGCGTGCTGACCGAGCTGTTCGCGTGCCTGTTGATCGTGGGGGCGTGGATCGGCGCGGTCTTCTGGGGCTGA
- a CDS encoding helix-turn-helix transcriptional regulator, with protein MLAAIGLDETHESAYRALVSVGAADVSDLARRLTLGEPETERALRRLERHGLAAQASGRAGRWVAAPPGVALGALLTQQRHELEKAELAATLLAEEYRAQAAEPTVHDLVEVVTGAAAVSQRFLQLQLGASDEVCALVTGRPIAVSGMENSAEEQAAGRGVSYRVVVERSVLDLPTGLTELSAAIGRDERVRVVDRVPTKLVIADGSLAMVPLTSRTAEPAALVVHASGLLESLAGLFEAVWRDALPLRIGEDGMLAEDAPEAPDGTDLEILSLLLAGLTDASVAKQLDLGLRTVQRRVKRLMELTGVSTRLQLGWHAYERDWVARRPRPPQD; from the coding sequence ATGCTGGCTGCGATCGGTCTGGACGAGACGCACGAATCGGCGTACCGGGCGCTGGTGTCGGTGGGCGCGGCCGACGTGTCCGATCTCGCGCGCAGGCTCACCCTGGGCGAGCCGGAGACCGAGCGTGCCCTTCGCCGCCTGGAGCGGCACGGCCTGGCCGCGCAGGCGTCCGGCAGGGCGGGCCGCTGGGTGGCCGCGCCGCCCGGTGTCGCGCTCGGCGCGCTGCTCACCCAGCAGCGGCACGAGCTGGAGAAGGCGGAGCTGGCGGCCACCCTGCTCGCCGAGGAGTACCGTGCCCAGGCCGCCGAGCCCACCGTCCACGACCTGGTCGAGGTGGTCACCGGGGCGGCCGCCGTCTCGCAGCGCTTCCTCCAGCTCCAGCTGGGCGCGAGCGACGAGGTGTGTGCCCTGGTGACCGGCAGGCCCATCGCGGTCAGCGGCATGGAGAACAGCGCCGAGGAGCAGGCGGCGGGCCGGGGCGTCAGCTACCGGGTGGTGGTCGAGCGGTCCGTCCTCGACCTGCCGACGGGCCTGACCGAGCTGTCGGCGGCGATCGGCCGCGACGAGCGGGTGCGGGTGGTGGACCGCGTCCCGACCAAGCTGGTGATCGCCGACGGCTCGCTCGCGATGGTGCCGCTGACCTCGCGCACCGCCGAGCCCGCCGCCCTGGTGGTGCACGCCAGCGGGCTGCTCGAATCGCTCGCCGGGCTCTTCGAGGCGGTCTGGCGGGACGCGCTGCCGCTGCGCATCGGCGAGGACGGCATGCTCGCCGAGGACGCGCCCGAGGCGCCCGACGGCACCGACCTGGAGATCCTCTCGCTGCTCCTGGCGGGCCTGACCGACGCGAGCGTGGCCAAACAGCTCGATCTGGGGCTGCGTACGGTGCAGCGCAGGGTGAAGCGCCTGATGGAGCTGACCGGCGTCTCCACCCGGCTCCAGCTGGGCTGGCACGCGTACGAGAGGGACTGGGTGGCACGGCGCCCGCGCCCGCCCCAGGACTGA
- a CDS encoding S8 family peptidase, whose protein sequence is MRPISRTALGAASAVVLAVTAAVPSAAEPRAATAQERPLTGSAARSEGSSVVTLVTGDRILVTSDGKGRAGATALPGADGAVPLIQTRQSGKDLYVYPEGAVHALAAGRVDAELFNVTGLVRQGYDDAHAKKLPLIAVYDKSVDVARALPATPRGAERGPVLEPVDGVALKADKEKTADFWADIANPRSRAAGDLKKLWLDAKVEATLDRSTKQVHAPEAWAAGYDGKGTKVAVLDTGADAEHPDLKGRIGATKNFTDSPDNEDRQGHGTHTTSTVGGSGAASGGKKKGVAPGTELLHGKVLGDSGSGATSWIIEGMQWAVDQKADVVSMSLGNPAQTDCTDPMSTATEELARSSEGTLFVIAAGNTGPSLNSVSSPGCAPSVLTVGAVDRDDTTANFSSRGPAYGSHTLKPEIAAPGVGISAAAAGGRGVYAYQSMSGTSMATPHVAGAAALVKQRHPDWSSAQIKAALVSSADTGIPGDARETGGGRLDAKAAIDQKVLGSPAVQGGSFGWPQDSSDRTSVDVPYTNTTDKSVQLKLSLQGVTGNDGSAVRATVAKLGERTVTVPARATVKVPLKLTPDAGLKRAQYGDITGRVLATADGGTKVSTPFSLYVQPETVSLRVKLVDRAGKPADGASSVDLIGTDTATGERRFNEGANDQTYQVRPGAYFLTGFIATPDAGGDGKLTDSLTHLARPQVQVTKDTTITLDARTAHRVDVKTDKASEVRGATLAFARTWGKDNWLHAGTAAGPRTIRSYYRSVQGAASDGTFESGSYWRAAAPQISELAVAGGKKLHPLTASTGSANLDGTGRAPVVDARTGTPEELEAAGVKGKIALVKVADTGDAAAVASAAKKAGALAVIAHREAPGRWYPSAGFVGSPLPVLGIPTDEAAYLLSRIGAGDAELTWRATAKSPYVYNLAFPETGQVRDDRTYRVRDKDLAANAATYRAMGERTDYVDLPSAVRPTGLEVYFGDLASVPAPGKRTEYYSAGTTGWGHQVSSSFPYGEFMIDPVRTYKKGERRSETWYDGVLTPGTPRDAEGKQALAGERQGNLIGVAPGFWSDAEHGGIQGSFGDIGSVELKRNGESLGQSGWPYGVFTVPAEDSAYELTLSTTKIGSRVWKRSTRTETTWSFRSHLDEDAYSQGIPMLFPTYAVPEDGDKTLAAEDGQRIELGATGHAGYRPGSLTEAKLSYSYDEGKTWTAATTARQGGTWRATVNHAGASGEQVWLKSQLTDSRGNSVTQTVARAYDVR, encoded by the coding sequence ATGCGCCCGATATCGCGTACGGCCTTGGGGGCGGCGTCAGCCGTCGTCCTCGCCGTCACCGCGGCCGTGCCGTCCGCGGCTGAGCCGCGCGCCGCCACGGCACAGGAGAGACCCCTGACGGGGAGTGCCGCACGGAGCGAGGGGAGCTCCGTCGTCACCCTCGTCACCGGCGACCGGATCCTCGTGACGTCCGACGGCAAGGGGAGGGCGGGCGCGACCGCGCTGCCCGGCGCCGACGGCGCCGTGCCCCTGATCCAGACGCGGCAGTCAGGAAAGGACCTCTACGTCTACCCCGAGGGAGCCGTCCACGCGCTGGCCGCAGGCCGCGTCGACGCCGAGCTCTTCAACGTCACCGGCCTCGTCCGCCAGGGCTATGACGACGCGCACGCCAAGAAGCTGCCGCTCATCGCCGTGTACGACAAGTCCGTCGACGTCGCCCGCGCGCTGCCCGCGACCCCGCGCGGCGCCGAGCGCGGTCCCGTCCTCGAACCGGTCGACGGCGTCGCGCTGAAGGCCGACAAGGAGAAGACCGCCGACTTCTGGGCGGACATCGCGAACCCCAGGTCCCGTGCCGCGGGCGACCTGAAGAAGCTCTGGCTCGACGCCAAGGTCGAGGCCACCCTCGACCGGTCGACGAAGCAGGTGCACGCCCCCGAGGCGTGGGCCGCCGGTTACGACGGCAAGGGCACCAAGGTCGCCGTCCTGGACACCGGCGCCGACGCCGAACACCCCGACCTCAAGGGCCGGATCGGCGCGACGAAGAACTTCACCGACTCCCCGGACAACGAGGACCGGCAGGGCCACGGCACCCACACCACCTCCACCGTCGGTGGCTCGGGCGCCGCGAGCGGCGGCAAGAAGAAGGGCGTCGCGCCCGGCACCGAGCTGCTGCACGGCAAGGTCCTGGGCGACAGTGGCTCCGGCGCCACTTCGTGGATCATCGAAGGCATGCAGTGGGCGGTCGACCAGAAGGCCGACGTCGTCTCCATGAGCCTCGGCAACCCGGCGCAGACCGACTGCACCGACCCCATGAGCACGGCGACCGAGGAACTCGCGCGGTCGAGCGAGGGCACCCTCTTCGTCATCGCGGCGGGCAACACGGGCCCGAGCCTCAACTCCGTCTCCTCGCCCGGCTGTGCGCCGAGCGTCCTGACCGTCGGCGCCGTCGACCGCGACGACACCACCGCGAACTTCTCCAGCCGCGGACCCGCGTACGGCTCGCACACCCTCAAGCCGGAGATCGCCGCGCCCGGCGTCGGCATCTCCGCCGCGGCCGCGGGCGGCAGGGGCGTCTACGCGTACCAGTCGATGAGCGGTACGTCGATGGCGACCCCGCACGTCGCGGGCGCCGCCGCCCTCGTCAAGCAGCGCCACCCCGACTGGAGTTCGGCCCAGATCAAGGCGGCCCTCGTGTCGTCCGCGGACACCGGCATCCCCGGTGACGCCCGCGAGACCGGCGGCGGCAGGCTCGACGCCAAGGCCGCGATCGACCAGAAGGTGCTCGGCTCACCGGCCGTCCAGGGCGGCAGCTTCGGCTGGCCGCAGGACTCCTCCGACCGCACGAGCGTCGACGTGCCGTACACCAACACCACCGACAAGTCGGTCCAGTTGAAGCTGTCGCTCCAGGGCGTCACCGGCAACGACGGCTCCGCCGTGCGCGCCACGGTCGCCAAGCTCGGCGAGCGCACCGTGACCGTCCCGGCACGGGCCACCGTCAAGGTCCCCCTGAAGCTCACCCCCGACGCCGGCCTCAAGCGCGCCCAGTACGGCGACATCACGGGCCGCGTCCTGGCCACGGCGGACGGCGGCACCAAGGTCTCCACCCCGTTCTCGCTCTACGTCCAGCCGGAGACCGTCAGCCTCCGCGTGAAGCTCGTCGACCGCGCGGGCAAGCCCGCCGACGGCGCCTCCTCCGTGGACCTCATCGGCACGGACACCGCCACCGGTGAGCGGCGCTTCAACGAGGGCGCCAACGACCAGACCTACCAAGTACGCCCCGGCGCCTACTTCTTGACCGGCTTCATCGCCACCCCGGACGCGGGCGGCGACGGAAAGCTGACCGACTCCCTCACGCACCTCGCCCGCCCCCAGGTCCAGGTGACGAAGGACACCACGATCACGCTCGACGCGCGCACGGCGCACCGCGTCGACGTCAAGACCGACAAGGCGTCCGAAGTGCGCGGCGCCACCCTCGCCTTCGCCCGTACCTGGGGCAAGGACAACTGGCTGCACGCGGGCACCGCGGCGGGCCCGCGCACGATCCGCTCCTACTACCGGTCGGTCCAGGGCGCGGCGTCCGACGGCACCTTCGAGTCCGGCAGCTACTGGCGCGCGGCGGCGCCCCAGATCTCCGAACTCGCCGTCGCGGGCGGCAAGAAGCTGCACCCCCTGACCGCGTCCACCGGCTCCGCCAACCTCGACGGCACGGGCAGGGCCCCGGTCGTCGACGCGCGGACCGGCACGCCCGAAGAGCTCGAAGCCGCCGGGGTCAAGGGGAAGATCGCCCTGGTCAAGGTCGCCGACACCGGTGACGCTGCCGCCGTGGCGAGCGCCGCGAAGAAGGCGGGCGCACTCGCCGTCATCGCCCATCGCGAGGCCCCCGGGCGCTGGTACCCGTCCGCGGGCTTCGTGGGATCCCCGCTGCCGGTGCTCGGCATCCCGACCGACGAGGCGGCGTACCTGCTGTCCCGGATCGGCGCGGGCGACGCCGAACTGACGTGGCGGGCCACGGCGAAGAGCCCCTACGTCTACAACCTCGCCTTCCCCGAGACCGGCCAGGTCCGCGACGACCGCACCTACCGGGTACGGGACAAGGACCTGGCCGCCAACGCGGCGACGTACCGGGCGATGGGCGAGCGCACGGACTACGTGGACCTGCCGTCGGCGGTCCGCCCGACCGGCCTCGAGGTCTACTTCGGCGACCTCGCGTCCGTCCCCGCCCCCGGAAAGCGCACCGAGTACTACTCGGCGGGCACGACGGGCTGGGGCCACCAGGTCTCCAGCAGCTTCCCGTACGGGGAGTTCATGATCGACCCGGTGCGCACCTACAAGAAGGGCGAGCGCCGCAGCGAGACCTGGTACGACGGGGTCCTCACGCCCGGCACGCCGCGCGACGCCGAGGGGAAGCAGGCGCTCGCCGGTGAGCGGCAGGGCAACCTGATCGGCGTGGCGCCCGGTTTCTGGTCCGACGCCGAACACGGCGGGATCCAGGGCAGCTTCGGCGACATCGGCTCCGTGGAGCTCAAGCGGAACGGCGAGAGCCTGGGGCAGTCGGGCTGGCCCTACGGGGTGTTCACGGTCCCGGCCGAGGACTCCGCGTACGAACTGACGCTCTCCACCACGAAGATCGGCTCGCGGGTCTGGAAGCGGTCCACGCGGACCGAGACGACCTGGTCCTTCCGCTCGCACCTGGACGAGGACGCGTACTCGCAGGGCATCCCGATGCTCTTCCCGACGTACGCCGTGCCGGAGGACGG